GCCGCGTCGAGGCCGTGCGCATCGGCCCGGCCGGGGCGGCGCTCGCCTATTTCGACCGGGCCTATCGGCCGATCCCGCGCTGAGCGGGCAGGCGGCCGTGGCCGCCGCTGTCATCTGAACACCGTGCGGTCCGTTCCCTCGGTCCGTCATGCCCGGGCTCGTCCCGGGCATCCACGTCTTGACCACCGCCCTCCACGATAGTCGTGGATGCCCGGCACAAGGCCGGGCATGACGCGGAAAGGGCAGGGATTGATCCGGTTCTGGCGGTGTTCGATCAGGTCTTGATCCCAAGCTCGGCGAAGACCTCCTTCGCCTCCTTCATCGCCGTGTTGGCGGCGGGGACGCCGGCATAGACGGCGATCTGAAGGATCACCTCCTTGATGTCGTCGGTGGTGACGCCGTTCGAGAAGGAGGCGCGGCAGTGGAGGCGGAATTCCTCCCAGCGCCCCAGCGAGGCGGTGATGGCAAGGACGAGGAAGCTCCGCGTCTTCCGCTCCAGGCCCGGCCGGGTCCAGATCTCGCCCCAGGCATAGCGGGTGATGAAGTCCTGGAACTCGCCGGAGAAGCCGTCGCGGCCGGCCAGCGAGCGGTCGACATGGGCATCGCCGAGGACGGCGCGGCGCACGGCGAGGCCTTTGTCGAAGCGGTCTTTTTCATCCATGGCGATGGTCCTTTCAGGGGTATGGCCGCGTGGCAGACAGGAAGTGCGTCCTTCGAGGCTCGCTCGCTTCGCTCGCTCGCACCTCAGGATGAGGAAGGTCGAGACTGGCACGCTGGCCGAGCAGGTCCCGCCATGCAGGACACCGAA
The window above is part of the Phreatobacter oligotrophus genome. Proteins encoded here:
- the pcaC gene encoding 4-carboxymuconolactone decarboxylase; this translates as MDEKDRFDKGLAVRRAVLGDAHVDRSLAGRDGFSGEFQDFITRYAWGEIWTRPGLERKTRSFLVLAITASLGRWEEFRLHCRASFSNGVTTDDIKEVILQIAVYAGVPAANTAMKEAKEVFAELGIKT